A portion of the Epinephelus moara isolate mb chromosome 4, YSFRI_EMoa_1.0, whole genome shotgun sequence genome contains these proteins:
- the grxcr1a gene encoding glutaredoxin domain-containing cysteine-rich protein 1, whose amino-acid sequence MEGTMMTAGQEKPQKRVRFRVASGNSGRVLKEMFKDEGPSDSLDSDCTSSSDAERASTPSTSGDGHLYGFLGSELDDSECEPDDLLMYAGATKDWMFTTKRVNILSKNGTVRGVKHKVSAGQTLFENLPNSSSMEFSLEFGRIVIYTTSFRVVRTTFERCELVRKIFQNHRVKFVEKNIALDSEYGKELEERCKRVGEPPSLPVVFIDGHYLGGAEKILGMNESGELQDLLTKIERVQQPQTCQTCGGFAFIPCPMCHGSKMSVFRNCFTDSFKALKCTSCNENGLQPCVSCSH is encoded by the exons ATGGAGGGGACAATGATGACGGCTGGACAGGAGAAGCCACAGAAGCGGGTGAGGTTCCGCGTGGCTTCAGGGAACAGCGGCCGCGTGCTGAAGGAGATGTTCAAGGATGAGGGGCCTTCAGACTCCCTGGATTCAGACTGCACCAGCAGCTCTGATGCAGAACGGGCCAGCACCCCTTCTACGAGTGGAGACGGACACCTGTATGGATTCCTGGGCTCTGAGCTGGACGACAGCGAGTGTGAGCCTGATGACCTGCTCATGTACGCAGGGGCCACCAAGGACTGGATGTTCACCACTAAGAGGGTCAACATCCTCAGTAAAAACGGGACAGTGAGAGGGGTCAAACACAAAGTCAGCGCAGGTCAGACGCTGTTTGAAAATCTTCCCAATTCCAGCAGT ATGGAGTTCTCTCTTGAATTTGGGCGGATAGTGATCTACACTACAAGCTTCCGTGTGGTGAGGACGACCTTCGAGCGCTGCGAGCTGGTCCGGAAGATCTTCCAGAACCACAGGGTGAAGTTTGTGGAGAAGAACATCGCTCTGGACAGCGAGTATGggaaggagctggaggagcGCTGCAAACGTGTGGGAGAACCTCCTTCATTACCCGTTGTGTTCATTGACGGACACTACCTTGGG gGTGCTGAGAAAATTCTAGGCATGAATGAATCAGGAGAGCTTCAAGATCTTCTGACAAAAATTGAG AGGGTGCAGCAGCCCCAGACGTGCCAGACCTGTGGGGGCTTCGCCTTCATCCCGTGTCCAATGTGCCATGGCAGCAAGATGTCCGTGTTTCGCAACTGCTTCACGGATTCCTTCAAAGCCCTCAAGTGCACTTCCTGCAACGAGAACGGCCTGCAGCCCTGCGTGAGTTGCAGCCACTGA